The Arabidopsis thaliana chromosome 5, partial sequence genomic interval aatgtaacttaGGTATGGACAATACTTGGATCGTCTCTCGTGGGTTCCGAAGGTATTAGGATCTTTTCCAAATTTGTTGGTGAATCCAAAAGATAAAGTTGAAGAGAAAGATCGTGTTTCGTCTTACCAAACCGGGTATATTATAAGACAAACGGATTCTCTTGTGAGTTTTTTTGAGCATATATGTACCAGACCTGAGATTCCGCCTATGTTCCAAAACAAGATCGTGGACGAGATTAGAGAGCTAGTGATTGAAGACTATTTCAAGATTGTGAGATTGGTTATGGTACGGCTTCAGGTGTTGTTTGAACGATTGATTAAACCGGGTGTTAAACCTATTGGTGATCTCGGTCTGAACGATTTTAGTCTGCTTTTGGTGAGACTTGTAGAATGCAAGGAGAGCTTGAGTGGATTATTTTGGCGTTGCAGACGTCTAGCGGatgatttttggtgtttggttGAGATGTTGAAGGctgaaacagaaaagaaaaacaataagcAGATGATTGAATTGGCCGGTTTGGTTCAGACTACGGTTAAGGACGATGAGGAGATGATTGAATTGGTTGGTTCGGTTCAACCCGAATGGGTAACATTCGACGATTCTGATTTCTGAGACATTAACACATGAAGTTACATTGGATTCCGGATGGGTAACATTTGACGACTCCAACGGATTGACGAATAATTCGGTCTGGTTGGTTCAGTTAGGTGAAGCAAGATCCGGTTTACACATGGTAGACTTCTCACTATACGTACATAAATACCAGCTTTACgatttaatttggtttttgtcttGACTCTTGAGAATGGGTTatctcgttttttttcttctaattatgTTTGAATCCTTATTTcataaagacaaagaagaagtgatTCCGTATGTAAATAAACCTTTTATGAATTATATGAAGTGAAAGTGtgcataattattttttctgttatttaTAAAGAAAGCAAATCAATCCCTCCTCCGGTTTAGCCCATTTCAATCAACTAATCATGTGATATTGAAACCATAAGCTATGTGTTTTATGCAATAAATAGGATTTAGATTTACGAAACGGATGctccaaaataattttatttgacaACTAAAATAGCATCTTCAGTTTCCTGCGTCCGAGACCAACCATTTTTTAATGCGCACACTTGATTTATGTGCCTGCAATGTTTTAAGATTGTACACTGTAAACAGTCACTCAAAAATTCTTATATCAAGTTAAAAAGTAATGTACTAACTATGacaaaatttactaaaattttagatgaaagtgatattttgtaatatacTCCAAATGGTTACCTCATTGTCCCAGTCACATCTTGTAGTGATGATAATCAATATCAACGTTTGAATTGCGGTTCCTCCAAATATCATACCGGCCCATATTCCCTATCATCCATACACATATGTTAGTTCATCTCCACAAATATgaacatcaaaagaaacataatttGCCGACATAATAATATGCCGACATTTGTTGAGAGGAAAATTGGGCAAACCTTGActccaaatttgaaaatccaGCCCATAGTAAGCCCAAACGGAAGCCCGATAAGGTAGTAACATCCCAAATTAATATATGCCACGTACGATTGCCAACCCGAACCAACAGCAACACCTTAATCAAATGTCAAAAGTCAACGCACTTTCGTTGACCTGGTTTATGAAATCAGTTTCAAGGCGTACCGGAAAGAACTGGTTGCACACTATTGAGAAGAACCGTGAAGGCTAAGAGAACAGAAAGATTATCGACTGCGTTTAGGACAGCTTCACTTGACGAAAAGATCGAGCCGATTTGGTCGTGAAAAATTACAATGATGACTGTGAAGAATAATCCAATCATTAACGATAGTGTGATTGAAACAATCGTTGCAAATCTTGCCCCTTTGCCATTACCAGCTCCTAGTTCGTTTGCCACTCGAACTCTACAAAATAggtattatttgtttaataactACGTTGGAGACGTTTATGTGTGCATATAATCCCGGTTTATGAACTTAGATTACATGTAGACTTTAATATTTGCTAAAACGAAtacattaaagaaaaaggaaaactgTGAGTGTGTGAAATTGTGATGATAACAAGATTGTTGCAAATTGTTGTGCGAAAAAGTTTGTAGCATTAGGCCATGTTATTGTCCTTGATGGAGTAGATAGATATTAGATAACTATCATCAATCCAATCCCTACGTACGTAACTCTAAACTTAACATCcataccaacaaaaaaaaactctaaacttaGCAACCGAATAGGATTTTTTTACCCGGTTCCCGCGAAGAAGGCAAGTGGAATCATCATCTCCCAACCATTTACCGACATGCTGCACAGAGAATTAAGTTCAGTACGTTAACAGTAAAAAACGACGTCTAtttctttgtaaaaaaaatataagagttttccaacaaaaaacacaaacaacaacaagaaaaatatggCATAACgattataagaaataaataaaacaacgTACCATATTGATAAGGAGTCCACAGCAATTTTCGCATTTACTAGGTTCCCGGTCATCAGCATTAGTATTTTATAGTACCAATTCTCTAAGCTGTATCGGGGCAAGATATATTGTAAGAACTCATATATGACTAAACTTTAACATAATGTGAAAGAAGTGGGTATTTGTTCGACGAATGGTACCAAAGCATGATTCCGGAAGAGGCAGAGAGTTTTGTTAATTCTAAAAGTCCGGTGAAAGCTTCTGAGGAGAAGCCGGTCCAAGTGAGTGTACAACCACCACGTGTGCTGTACAAAAATAAGATGAAGATGTTCAACCACCATGGCACGTTCACACTAGCCATAGTCCCTATGATTCCGAGTTTATAACCATAGACGAAGAACCAACACACGAGAATATGAACCGCAAGTGACACTCCAGCTGAAATTGCAATCACCTAATTATATAGATTGAAAATCAGCAAACAATAGTAGCTAGCTTCAGTGATCATGCAgctgaaaatttaaaaaatataaattataaaaatcattaGGTTTATgtaaaaaatttttttttacattttcactGGTTTTTCTATCAATGTTTTAGGATTCCTAAGCTTTTAGacttttaaaaagaacaaatcttGTTTAGGTTTCGATTAACAAAGACTTCATAGAGAGCTAGCTTGCTTTTATATTTCCTATGAGAAACCTAATTTTTAAGGTATTACGAAAATCAATAGATTGCTAGTCTATCTCCAAAGTTTTCCACTACATCATTAAGTGAAGCTTCAGTGTTTGGAACTACTACTAAGACCAGCTAATATAATATTGGTATGGACCATGATTTGTAAAGTTATTTAACAATCTACGACCAAGTAGTAGACCTTGTTCTTGAGCTGACATTGTAGGAATCGGTTGAGAGGGAAAAAGAAGGCAAAGGCGAAGTGGACGGGGATGACCCAAAGGGCAATGGTCCCTGTAAGCTCGGCAATGTCGTCACTCTGACCAATAAACTTAAGAATTGGCGTCGCGAATAAGTACATAGGAAGAAGCAAGATGCAACATAAGAATAGAATGATCCAATATCGTTGCATATACACTCCCAACATGTAATATTCCCTTGCCCCGAACGCTTGACCGCATAACGTTTCTAACGCACTCGCCATCCCAAGCTGCACAAGCATTTTTCTCATAGATTAAACTTCAGAATATGTAACATGCATAAACATTATAATACAATCtcgaaaatatttttaattaagtgtGCACATACGAGTAAACCGTAGTTGAAGCCGAGTGTGAAGTTGTTGATAATGGAGATGGCAGCGAGTTCAAGATCACCAAGGTGGCCAGCGAAGGCTTGAGTAATGATGAGGATCGAGTAAGTAGCGAGTCCAGTAAATATCGACGGTCCAACAATATACCATATCTTCTTAGTCTCTATCCatatttctctcttcattCCTCCGCCTTCCTCTGCCGCATTATGACATTCCAACAGTGGAACGGTTGCTTCTTCTATTGCTTTAGTTCCACCACTTTTCTTATCCATCGccaatcttatttttaaagaagTGACTATATGAAAAGATATGGGACTTGATCGATATGTTAATCACTTTGAAGAATTCGAGCTGAATTATATGTTTCTTGATAGCTAGCGGGTAAGTAgcaataaatattgttttaatttccTTTAGTCCTCTTTCATTAAAGTCCTCTATATTCAATTTCTCTAACCAACTATTCaagggttttcttcttcttttggacAGCATGATAATGTCATGGCTTACAATAACTTGCTTTTCTTCAAACTTGCATCATACTAGGTAATGGatcatatataaatgtaaaaattcaaaattttgttttgttaatctaCTTAGGATTGTTGGAGAAAAGCATTGTGTTTTTTGAAACAAGAAGCTATTGTTTTGATCAACAGCAATACAGCATGATCATGTCTTAGTGaaacacaaaataaagaagataaaataaaacaaaacagagtacaATTAAATGAAAAGGAAAGATGGTGCCATTGACTAGTTTGGTTTGGAAATCAATGCGATCAACTTTTTAGGTAATGATTGGTAATTTTTCAAATAGACAATTCGGAATCGAAAAATCTAGGAGATTATTAATTAGATTGATAATCATGTACAAGCTGTTAAGACGTAATGTTGTTAATcaataatcaacaaaagaaaataaccaGTTTAGTATTTGCATAGTCAAATAGATGAATTTCTTCTAATGTAGTTAAGGAATTATATTAGTGTTCCTTCTAAACGATAACAGGACACTAGCTAGCGAGGAGAGATATCTAAAAATGCgcattaaccaaaaaaaaaaaaaaaacgcccCAACATTATTGGGCTGAAATAGTTGGTCATATCGAACTAATGGGCTTTTGTAATGCTGTCCAGAGGCTTGTGTtacaaactttgtttttattgaaaatgataCATACGTCGAATCAAGTTTAGTAAAAATGTATACCCACTGGCCACTGGTTCCATTTTTTACAGAACTTATTTTTAATGGCCTTGTTGTAGTGTGTGTTGTTAAAGCAAAACCATGTGGGATTATGTTTAAGTGAAAGAGTAATGAAATTGATTTATTATCATTGGATTTACATAAACAGATTAATTCCACCTCCTCTACACAACCATATGAAGCCCTTCCAATGGTAAATTACACGTGTCAACATTCCATTAGCTTCAACCAAGATAATAATTACTTTCCCCATTCCGACACACGAAatcatgataaaaaaaattaacgatCAAATAGCGAAATAcgaaaataaatcaaattctcACATTAACACCAAAGATTTGAAATAATTTGagggataaaaaaaaaattatataaaaaaagttctcAAGCCAAAACGG includes:
- a CDS encoding ENTH/ANTH/VHS superfamily protein (ENTH/ANTH/VHS superfamily protein; FUNCTIONS IN: phospholipid binding, binding; INVOLVED IN: biological_process unknown; LOCATED IN: cellular_component unknown; CONTAINS InterPro DOMAIN/s: Epsin-like, N-terminal (InterPro:IPR013809), ANTH (InterPro:IPR011417), ENTH/VHS (InterPro:IPR008942); BEST Arabidopsis thaliana protein match is: ENTH/ANTH/VHS superfamily protein (TAIR:AT5G65370.1); Has 1807 Blast hits to 1807 proteins in 277 species: Archae - 0; Bacteria - 0; Metazoa - 736; Fungi - 347; Plants - 385; Viruses - 0; Other Eukaryotes - 339 (source: NCBI BLink).), with protein sequence MPGLKTHIIGKFKDKASIGKARLVHSFGSTAVKYIHLALLKSTTRTPNKPPNSDYVSAVISYSNSRYAPAAFSAALWRLRVTKNAIVATKSLIVIHKLIKSSRDKFEGLGHGRNNLKLNEFSDKSSNLTLELSQWIRWYGQYLDRLSWVPKVLGSFPNLLVNPKDKVEEKDRVSSYQTGYIIRQTDSLVSFFEHICTRPEIPPMFQNKIVDEIRELVIEDYFKIVRLVMVRLQVLFERLIKPGVKPIGDLGLNDFSLLLVRLVECKESLSGLFWRCRRLADDFWCLVEMLKAETEKKNNKQMIELAGLVQTTVKDDEEMIELVGSVQPEWVTFDDSDF
- a CDS encoding MATE efflux family protein (MATE efflux family protein; FUNCTIONS IN: antiporter activity, drug transmembrane transporter activity; INVOLVED IN: drug transmembrane transport, ripening, transmembrane transport; LOCATED IN: membrane; EXPRESSED IN: 6 plant structures; EXPRESSED DURING: 4 anthesis, petal differentiation and expansion stage, D bilateral stage; CONTAINS InterPro DOMAIN/s: Multi antimicrobial extrusion protein MatE (InterPro:IPR002528); BEST Arabidopsis thaliana protein match is: MATE efflux family protein (TAIR:AT5G65380.1); Has 8713 Blast hits to 8589 proteins in 1911 species: Archae - 113; Bacteria - 6015; Metazoa - 140; Fungi - 329; Plants - 1348; Viruses - 0; Other Eukaryotes - 768 (source: NCBI BLink).), which codes for MDKKSGGTKAIEEATVPLLECHNAAEEGGGMKREIWIETKKIWYIVGPSIFTGLATYSILIITQAFAGHLGDLELAAISIINNFTLGFNYGLLLGMASALETLCGQAFGAREYYMLGVYMQRYWIILFLCCILLLPMYLFATPILKFIGQSDDIAELTGTIALWVIPVHFAFAFFFPLNRFLQCQLKNKVIAISAGVSLAVHILVCWFFVYGYKLGIIGTMASVNVPWWLNIFILFLYSTRGGCTLTWTGFSSEAFTGLLELTKLSASSGIMLCLENWYYKILMLMTGNLVNAKIAVDSLSICMSVNGWEMMIPLAFFAGTGVRVANELGAGNGKGARFATIVSITLSLMIGLFFTVIIVIFHDQIGSIFSSSEAVLNAVDNLSVLLAFTVLLNSVQPVLSGVAVGSGWQSYVAYINLGCYYLIGLPFGLTMGWIFKFGVKGIWAGMIFGGTAIQTLILIIITTRCDWDNEAHKSSVRIKKWLVSDAGN